Proteins from a genomic interval of Euleptes europaea isolate rEulEur1 chromosome 16, rEulEur1.hap1, whole genome shotgun sequence:
- the BIVM gene encoding basic immunoglobulin-like variable motif-containing protein, with the protein MPNVADSHFESGSGENEHGPGKKTSEVNHHGTVKPFCPSGAPVASLGPSEDRHYPWGCPVTHTREKFYTICSDYAFLNHATSIRKSPSATVSACLQDNAALNVGINSPGFIGIRTDVSDIIYNEETNLESLSSSLGKLPLAWEIDKSEFNETAPDLKNRAGNMKKQGTKKLSVEKKSKQYREGPQHYALEEIKQRKVLDLRRWYCISRPQYKTSCGISSLVSCWNFLYSTIGAGNLPPITQDEALHILGFQPPFEEIRFGPFTGNTTLMRWFRQINDHFHVKGCSYFLYKPHGKNKTAGETAYGALSKLTQGLRDESMAYIYHCQNHYFCPIGFEATPVKPTKAYKGHLLQHEVEHWIMIGEPSRKHPAIHCKKWADIVTDLNTQNPEYLDIRHLERGLQYRKTKKVGGNLHCIIVLQRLHWQRFGPWNYPFGNSRSELHPQSQTQGIAKSESEDNISKKQHGRLGRSFSASFHQESVWKKLSHLHERRNSGFQSYTDYDGND; encoded by the exons ATGCCTAACGTTGCAGACTCTCACTTTGAGAGTGGTTCTGGAGAAAACGAGCATGGGCCTGGCAAAAAGACTTCAGAAGTTAATCATCATGGCACTGTAAAGCCATTTTGTCCTTCAGGTGCCCCCGTTGCTTCTTTGGGACCTAGTGAGGACAGGCATTATCCGTGGGGATGTCCCGTGACTCACACCCGAGAGAAGTTTTACACAATCTGTTCAGACTATGCTTTTTTAAACCATGCGACGTCTATCCGCAAAAGTCCAAGCGCTACAGTGAGTGCCTGCTTACAAGACAACGCTGCCTTAAACGTTGGGATTAATTCCCCTGGCTTTATTGGCATTCGAACTGATGTGTCGGATATTATTTATAATGAAGAAACTAACTTGGAAAGCTTGTCCAGTAGCCTTGGAAAACTTCCACTGGCATGGGAAATTGACAAGTCTGAATTCAATGAAACAGCCCCAGATTTGAAGAACAGAGCAG GCAATATGAAGAAGCAAGGAACAAAGAAACTGTCCGTagaaaaaaaaagtaaacaatACAGGGAAGGTCCACAGCACTACGCCCTTGAAGAAATAAAACAACGAAAAGTGTTAGATCTTCGAAGATG gtacTGTATAAGTCGGCCACAATATAAGACTTCCTGTGGGATTTCTTCTCTGGTATCTTGCTGGAATTTTCTGTATAGCACAATAGGAGCTGGAAA TTTACCACCTATTACTCAAGACGAAGCTTTGCATATATTGGGTTTTCAGCCCCCTTTTGAAGAAATTAGATTTGGTCCATTTACTGGCAATACTACATTAATGAG GTGGTTTAGACAAATTAATGATCATTTCCATGTAAAAGGATGTTCATATTTTCTTTATAAGCCTCATGGTAAGAATAAGACAGCAGGAGAGACTG CTTATGGAGCGCTGTCAAAGCTAACACAAGGACTGCGGGATGAATCAATGGCCTATATCTATCATTGTCAAAATCATTATTTTTGCCCAATTGGATTTGAAGCGACCCCAGTGAAACCCACTAAGGCATACAA AGGGCACCTGTTACAGCATGAAGTTGAACATTGGATAATGATTGGAGAACCAAGCAGAAAACACCCCGCCATTCACTGCAAAAA GTGGGCAGATATTGTAACAGACTTAAATACTCAAAATCCAGAATATCTAGATATTCGACACCTCGAAAGGGGACTTCAGTATCGCAAGACAAAGAAG GTAGGGGGAAACCTACATTGCATCATTGTTCTTCAGAGGCTCCACTGGCAACGGTTTGGCCCCTGGAACTACCCATTTGGAAACAGTCGGTCAGAATTGCATCCCCAGTCCCAGACACAGGGCATAGCCAAATCTGAAAGTGAAGACAATATCTCCAAGAAGCAGCACGGGCGTCTGGGCAGATCTTTCAGTGCCAGCTTCCACCAGGAGTCTGTGTGGAAGAAGTTATCTCATCTTCATGAAAGGCGGAACAGCGGCTTTCAGAGTTACACAGACTATGATGGGAATGATTAA